A window of Methanolobus chelungpuianus genomic DNA:
GCATCACTCCTTACACGCTGGGTAATGTGGCTGTATATGGGATAGACCACGTCCCCAAGTCTCGCATTCCTATGTTTGACTATTCTGTATTCCATTCTGATAATACTATGAATAATGCTGCTTCTGCCGAGCACAGGCTGCTTGTCATGCACCAGATGATGAAGCCCTTTGCTTTCGGGGAATGGGATGTGCAGGAAGTCCTGAACTCTCTTCCGTTCAAAGTCGATGCCGTGCTTCTTGGCGATAACCATAAGCATGAGATAATCCTCCTGAGTGAGACCTGGGTGACATATTGCGGCAGTACGGAGCGCAACGGCATCTCCGAGCTTGAGCCCCGCTCCTATAATATCGTCACAGCAGGCAGTGAGGGTATCGAGATAAGTAAAAGGATGATACCTACCAGGGATTTTGTGTTCATACCTGTCAGCCTCAGCAAGGGATCTGAAGCTTACGAGGAAATATTCTCCGCCATCAAGGAGCGTGATGTGGAGGATAAGGTAGTGTTCGTGAATATCTCTGGGGATCCTGAAATAAAGGTGAAGTTCAGTGAGATAGAGGAATTCCTGCTCTCACGCAAGGCCCTGGTACCTGGCATAAGGGACCTGAGGACAGGCGATATTTCCGTAGAAGACCCTTCGTTATCTTTCTGTTTTACGGACCCCGATGAGGCTGTCAAAAAGGAGCTAAGGGGGATGCACCTGACCCGGGGTGGCCTGATGCTGGATGAGATAATCCGGGACCCTGTGGTGGTAAAGAGCAGGGTAGACACTGAAGTGGAAGACCGGCTTGGCGAACTGCTCGAGGGGATGGATTTCACGGACAAGGTGGATGTCCCTAAAAGGCCGGCACTGCAGGAGGATGGGTATGAGGAAGCCCTGACCCCCGGATCCCCGGAAGAAACTGCGGCTGCTGCAGAAGGGATCATCGAACCTGTCAGGGCAGATGACCTTTATGCGGTGCCAGTCAGGGAACAACAAGAACCGGCACCGGAAGCTGCAGCAGGGGTTACAGGGAATGAAGCTGAAAGGCAGTTCCCGGATGCAAGTGGATCTGCAGGCGTCAAAGGGGCGGCTTCAGAGCACGCGGCCCCAACAGGCAGCCAGCAGCAGCTGACCCTTATCGGGAACAATAACCAGGACTATCCGGCCAGGGAGAGTGACATTCCGGAAAGTGATCCCCTCAAGAGTACCC
This region includes:
- a CDS encoding metallophosphoesterase; this translates as MSPISSSEGRTMLLTGNLKNGECISYATMDEIRIIHTGDTHLGYRQYHSEVRRQDFLDAFAKVIDDAVAMKVDAVIHAGDLFDSRNPTLDDILETMKLFSRLKDARIPLLAVVGNHESKQSTQWLDLYESMGLVIRLGITPYTLGNVAVYGIDHVPKSRIPMFDYSVFHSDNTMNNAASAEHRLLVMHQMMKPFAFGEWDVQEVLNSLPFKVDAVLLGDNHKHEIILLSETWVTYCGSTERNGISELEPRSYNIVTAGSEGIEISKRMIPTRDFVFIPVSLSKGSEAYEEIFSAIKERDVEDKVVFVNISGDPEIKVKFSEIEEFLLSRKALVPGIRDLRTGDISVEDPSLSFCFTDPDEAVKKELRGMHLTRGGLMLDEIIRDPVVVKSRVDTEVEDRLGELLEGMDFTDKVDVPKRPALQEDGYEEALTPGSPEETAAAAEGIIEPVRADDLYAVPVREQQEPAPEAAAGVTGNEAERQFPDASGSAGVKGAASEHAAPTGSQQQLTLIGNNNQDYPARESDIPESDPLKSTPEPVPEKGPEMPEDKKHKTASGPRQYNLGDYL